The following proteins come from a genomic window of bacterium:
- a CDS encoding DUF177 domain-containing protein: MKNLLIYVKQLEKKPLVFSEMLDRDIVETGPGLPFLTEDILAAGTAELIGKTLLVKCKIKTAYNITCARCLDSIEKEFLTDDFLVNIEIINQDIIDLTGYIREDIILALPAVSLCKKNCKGLCPSCGINLNKSSCGCMEGGEKGGPWKKLDDLNIK, translated from the coding sequence ATGAAAAATTTGCTCATATATGTAAAACAGCTTGAAAAAAAGCCTCTGGTTTTTTCTGAAATGCTGGATAGGGATATAGTGGAAACCGGACCGGGCCTGCCGTTCCTGACGGAAGATATCCTTGCGGCCGGAACAGCCGAACTTATAGGCAAAACGCTTTTGGTTAAATGTAAAATCAAAACAGCGTATAATATCACATGCGCAAGGTGCCTTGACAGCATTGAAAAAGAATTTTTAACGGACGATTTCCTTGTGAATATTGAGATAATAAATCAGGATATTATTGACTTGACAGGATATATCAGAGAAGATATTATACTTGCGCTTCCTGCTGTCTCTTTATGTAAAAAAAATTGCAAGGGACTTTGTCCGTCATGCGGTATAAATTTGAATAAGAGCAGCTGCGGTTGTATGGAAGGCGGCGAAAAAGGCGGCCCGTGGAAGAAGCTTGACGATTTAAATATTAAATAA
- the rpmF gene encoding 50S ribosomal protein L32 produces MAVPKRRTSKSRKGMRRAHDAVTSVQTVECPVCKAPKIPHRVCPSCGHYKDRKIMDVEEA; encoded by the coding sequence ATGGCTGTTCCTAAACGAAGAACATCAAAATCAAGAAAAGGCATGAGAAGAGCGCATGATGCGGTAACATCTGTTCAGACCGTAGAATGTCCTGTCTGTAAAGCTCCCAAGATTCCACATAGGGTATGTCCCAGCTGCGGACATTATAAAGACCGTAAAATCATGGATGTCGAGGAAGCTTGA
- the plsX gene encoding phosphate acyltransferase PlsX encodes MKIAVDAMGGDYAPEQIVKGVVEAARENRQSRGIILVGIQERVREELEKYNTDGLPITICHSSEIVEMNDPPAVAVKKKRDSSISIAADLVRNGEASALVTAGNTGAAVAATVLKWRMLNKVDRPAIATVFPSPSGYTLLLDVGANVSCKPLHLLQYSIMGKVYAEHVMGIRDPKIGLLSVGEESTKGNVFTKEAYRNLQNIPGINFVGNVEGKDIFSNAVDVVVTDGFVGNVVLKLSEGVASALQEMLKSEIEKAIINKVGALLMMSAFKNLKKKADYDEHGGAPLLGVNGVCIICHGRSSAKAIKNAINVAEGYVINNVNEHIEDEIRTFLT; translated from the coding sequence ATGAAAATTGCTGTTGATGCGATGGGCGGGGATTATGCCCCGGAACAAATTGTAAAGGGGGTAGTCGAAGCTGCCAGAGAAAACAGGCAGTCGCGCGGCATCATATTAGTCGGTATTCAGGAAAGAGTCAGGGAAGAGCTGGAAAAATATAATACGGATGGACTGCCCATAACCATCTGTCACTCTTCCGAGATTGTCGAGATGAACGACCCTCCCGCGGTTGCCGTGAAGAAAAAAAGGGACTCTTCTATTTCCATTGCCGCCGATTTAGTCAGGAACGGAGAAGCATCGGCTCTGGTAACTGCCGGGAATACCGGCGCTGCGGTGGCGGCGACAGTCCTGAAATGGAGAATGCTTAACAAAGTAGACAGGCCCGCTATCGCAACTGTCTTTCCATCCCCGTCCGGATACACACTGCTTTTGGATGTCGGGGCAAATGTTTCATGTAAACCTCTTCACCTGTTACAGTATTCAATAATGGGCAAGGTTTACGCTGAACACGTGATGGGTATACGCGACCCCAAGATCGGGCTGCTTAGCGTGGGTGAAGAATCGACCAAGGGAAATGTCTTTACAAAAGAAGCTTACAGGAATCTCCAGAATATACCGGGAATCAACTTTGTGGGTAATGTTGAAGGAAAAGATATCTTTTCAAATGCGGTTGATGTTGTTGTTACCGACGGATTTGTAGGTAATGTAGTTCTGAAATTAAGCGAAGGAGTCGCATCTGCTTTGCAGGAAATGCTGAAGTCGGAAATTGAAAAAGCTATTATAAATAAAGTAGGCGCGCTGCTTATGATGTCCGCCTTTAAGAATTTAAAAAAGAAGGCCGACTATGATGAACACGGCGGAGCTCCTTTACTGGGGGTTAACGGGGTTTGTATTATATGCCACGGGCGTTCATCGGCGAAAGCGATCAAGAATGCGATCAATGTCGCTGAAGGCTATGTGATTAACAATGTCAATGAGCACATAGAAGATGAAATCAGGACTTTCTTAACATAA
- a CDS encoding ketoacyl-ACP synthase III codes for MRNKITASIIGTGSYLPEKVITNKDLESMVDTSDEWITTRTGIKERHIAADDEYTSDMGAKAAMRALHSAGKKPSAIDLIIVATITPDMLFPSTACFVQDKIGARNAACFDIGAACSGYIYAIEIAKRLVETGSHNTILVIASEKLSAITDWSDRNTCVLFGDGAGACIISGEETGKPRILCTYTGADSSAAELLMMPGGGTRFPASIQTVEKKMHFLKMEGREVFKNAVLSMYKAAERIMKKCDVKIDEINCFLPHQANIRIIDAVAKKIGIAKEKIHLNIQKFGNMSAATVAVGLDEVFRGWDLKPGDKMLVDAFGAGFTFGSLIIEW; via the coding sequence TTGAGAAACAAAATCACTGCTTCAATAATCGGCACAGGCTCCTATCTTCCGGAAAAAGTTATCACGAATAAGGACCTTGAATCGATGGTTGACACTTCTGATGAGTGGATAACCACGAGAACCGGCATTAAGGAACGGCATATCGCCGCAGATGATGAGTATACTTCGGATATGGGCGCGAAAGCGGCTATGCGGGCCCTCCATTCAGCCGGCAAAAAGCCTTCCGCGATAGACCTTATTATAGTGGCCACGATAACGCCGGATATGCTTTTTCCGTCAACCGCCTGTTTTGTACAGGATAAGATAGGAGCAAGAAACGCCGCCTGTTTTGATATAGGAGCCGCCTGTTCGGGGTATATATATGCGATAGAGATCGCAAAAAGGCTTGTTGAAACAGGCAGCCACAATACAATACTTGTCATCGCGTCTGAAAAATTGTCTGCGATTACCGATTGGAGCGATAGAAATACCTGTGTCCTTTTCGGCGATGGAGCGGGAGCCTGTATTATTTCCGGGGAAGAAACCGGAAAACCACGGATTTTATGCACTTATACGGGCGCGGACAGCAGCGCGGCTGAACTATTGATGATGCCGGGCGGGGGGACGAGGTTTCCCGCATCAATACAAACAGTTGAGAAAAAAATGCATTTTTTGAAGATGGAGGGGAGAGAAGTGTTTAAAAATGCGGTATTGTCTATGTACAAGGCCGCCGAAAGAATAATGAAAAAATGTGATGTAAAGATAGATGAGATAAACTGTTTCCTGCCGCATCAGGCAAATATAAGGATAATTGACGCGGTCGCAAAAAAAATAGGGATAGCTAAAGAAAAAATTCATCTGAATATTCAAAAATTCGGGAACATGTCAGCGGCGACGGTTGCTGTCGGGCTTGATGAAGTTTTTAGGGGGTGGGATTTAAAACCCGGAGACAAAATGCTTGTTGATGCTTTCGGCGCGGGTTTTACTTTCGGTTCTCTTATTATCGAATGGTAA
- the fabD gene encoding ACP S-malonyltransferase, which produces MGKSLYENYESARRIFNKAEDILGFGLKTLCFDGPGEEILKTDICQPAILTCSAAAMAVLKDDYGIIPSFCGGLSLGEYSGLVCSGALLFEDAISLVHKRGRFMQEACEETEGTMASVIGSDENKVNEFVREAACEGVISVANMNCPGQIVISGEKKAVYKAIELAKAAGIRKIIELKVAGAYHSPLMESAKSKLKKELEAVVINRPSVKCASNVLGTFYSETDDIKALLSEQVTSPVLWQKCVESIIKEGCGLFFEPGCGKVLTGLIKRIDASKTCIVIEKKEDLESLKARV; this is translated from the coding sequence ATGGGTAAAAGTCTTTATGAAAACTATGAGTCTGCCCGGCGTATTTTTAATAAGGCTGAGGATATTCTGGGGTTCGGCCTTAAAACACTTTGTTTTGACGGACCCGGAGAAGAGATACTGAAAACCGATATATGCCAGCCTGCCATTTTGACGTGTTCTGCGGCGGCAATGGCGGTTTTGAAAGATGATTACGGGATTATTCCTTCTTTCTGCGGCGGATTAAGCCTTGGAGAGTATTCGGGTCTTGTGTGTTCGGGGGCGCTTCTATTTGAGGATGCTATTTCTCTCGTTCATAAAAGAGGCAGGTTTATGCAGGAGGCATGTGAAGAAACGGAGGGAACAATGGCTTCCGTTATAGGAAGCGATGAAAATAAAGTAAATGAGTTTGTGCGTGAAGCGGCTTGTGAAGGGGTTATTTCCGTAGCGAATATGAATTGCCCCGGCCAGATCGTGATTTCGGGGGAAAAAAAGGCCGTTTATAAAGCTATAGAACTTGCAAAGGCCGCCGGAATAAGGAAGATAATCGAACTGAAAGTAGCGGGGGCATATCATTCCCCCTTGATGGAATCGGCCAAAAGCAAACTGAAAAAAGAATTGGAAGCTGTTGTAATCAACAGGCCCTCCGTTAAATGCGCGTCTAATGTCCTCGGAACATTTTATTCTGAAACAGATGATATAAAGGCTCTTCTCTCAGAGCAGGTCACCTCTCCTGTGCTATGGCAAAAATGCGTTGAATCGATTATCAAAGAGGGCTGCGGCCTGTTTTTCGAGCCCGGCTGCGGAAAAGTGCTTACGGGACTGATTAAAAGAATTGATGCGTCAAAAACATGTATTGTTATTGAGAAAAAGGAAGATCTGGAATCTTTAAAAGCCAGGGTGTGA
- the fabG gene encoding 3-oxoacyl-[acyl-carrier-protein] reductase, translated as MLLKDKTAIVTGAAQGIGKEIALRLAGEGADIALCDIDEESLKKTAAEIADLGRKSYAYKCNVSDFASVDETVNKILDNAGKVDILINNAGLTRDSLMMRMKEEDWDLVISVNLKGVFNFTKSVCRPMLKQRSGKIVNIASIIGLVGNAGQANYAASKAGVIALTKTAAREMASRGINVNAVAPGFIQTRMTDVLSEDVKRQMLKAIPLGYFGKPGDVANVVLFLSSDLSSYVTGQVVIVDGGMVMA; from the coding sequence ATGTTATTGAAAGATAAGACTGCGATAGTGACCGGCGCCGCGCAGGGTATAGGTAAAGAAATAGCGTTGAGATTAGCCGGCGAAGGGGCAGACATTGCTTTATGCGATATAGATGAAGAAAGCCTGAAAAAAACAGCCGCTGAAATAGCGGATTTGGGCAGAAAATCATATGCGTATAAATGTAATGTATCCGACTTTGCAAGTGTCGATGAAACTGTCAACAAAATTCTTGACAATGCAGGTAAAGTGGATATACTCATTAACAATGCTGGCTTGACAAGAGATTCTTTAATGATGAGGATGAAAGAAGAAGATTGGGATCTTGTCATCAGCGTTAACTTGAAGGGCGTATTTAATTTCACGAAGTCTGTCTGTCGCCCTATGTTGAAGCAAAGATCAGGTAAAATCGTCAATATAGCTTCTATAATTGGCTTGGTCGGCAATGCCGGGCAGGCTAATTATGCGGCGTCAAAAGCCGGAGTTATCGCTTTGACAAAAACGGCAGCCAGAGAAATGGCATCGAGAGGCATTAATGTAAATGCCGTTGCTCCCGGATTTATCCAGACCAGGATGACCGATGTTCTTTCTGAAGATGTTAAGCGGCAAATGTTAAAAGCTATACCTCTCGGTTATTTTGGCAAACCCGGGGATGTGGCAAATGTAGTATTATTTTTATCTTCTGATTTATCGTCATATGTTACAGGCCAGGTTGTTATTGTTGATGGCGGAATGGTAATGGCATAA
- the acpP gene encoding acyl carrier protein, translating into MSSVAERVKKIIVEQLGVNAEEVTNEASFIDDLGADSLDTVELVMALEEEFNADIPDEEAEKLKTVGNVIKYIEDHQQ; encoded by the coding sequence ATGTCATCTGTTGCCGAGAGAGTAAAAAAAATAATAGTTGAGCAGTTGGGAGTCAATGCTGAAGAAGTAACTAATGAAGCTTCGTTTATAGATGATCTGGGCGCTGATTCTCTTGATACGGTAGAGTTGGTTATGGCCCTTGAAGAAGAATTCAATGCCGACATACCGGATGAAGAAGCGGAAAAACTTAAGACAGTCGGCAACGTAATCAAATATATCGAAGACCATCAGCAGTAA
- the fabF gene encoding beta-ketoacyl-ACP synthase II translates to MSHKRVVITGLGVISPNGGNLQEYWDALIHGKSGISRLTYFDPSDFNSHIAGEVKNFDASKYINPKDLRKTEKFVAFAVATAKMALDDSGIDMNNEDPTKIGVYVGSGIGGIQTMQEQHTRYVEKGPNRLSPFLIPMLITNIAAGQVSISIGAKGPNLCVVTACASAAHSIGEAWRAIRDGDADAMFAGGTEGALTVLGFGGFCAMKALSTRNDEPERASRPFDRDRDGFIMSEGAGIVVLEELEHAKKRGANIYCEMTGYGLSGDGYHITAPDPLGAGGARALKMAIKKSGLPLEDYSYINAHGTSTKLNDKCETLAIKSVFGDHAKKLAVSSIKSMTGHLLGAAGAVELIATALTIKNSIIPPTINYENPDPECDLDYVPNYAREAKVKAALSNSLGFGGHNATLALKKFE, encoded by the coding sequence ATGTCACATAAAAGAGTAGTAATAACAGGCTTGGGAGTCATATCGCCGAACGGCGGTAATCTGCAGGAATACTGGGATGCTCTGATTCATGGTAAAAGCGGTATTTCCCGCCTGACATACTTTGACCCTTCTGACTTCAACTCGCACATTGCCGGCGAAGTAAAGAATTTCGACGCGTCAAAATACATTAATCCGAAAGACCTCAGGAAAACGGAAAAATTTGTCGCTTTTGCCGTCGCGACCGCTAAGATGGCGCTGGATGATTCCGGCATTGATATGAATAATGAAGATCCGACCAAAATAGGCGTTTACGTCGGTTCGGGTATCGGCGGTATCCAGACGATGCAGGAGCAGCATACGAGATATGTTGAAAAGGGACCGAACAGGTTATCTCCGTTTTTGATTCCCATGCTGATAACTAATATTGCCGCAGGGCAGGTTTCGATAAGTATCGGCGCAAAAGGCCCGAATTTATGTGTTGTAACTGCTTGCGCCAGCGCCGCGCATTCTATAGGAGAAGCGTGGAGGGCGATTAGGGACGGCGATGCGGATGCCATGTTTGCGGGGGGCACGGAAGGGGCTTTGACTGTTCTGGGATTCGGCGGCTTTTGCGCGATGAAAGCCCTTTCGACAAGAAATGATGAGCCGGAAAGAGCGAGCCGTCCTTTTGACAGAGACAGAGATGGTTTTATTATGTCGGAAGGCGCCGGAATCGTTGTGCTTGAAGAGCTTGAACACGCAAAAAAAAGAGGAGCCAATATATATTGTGAAATGACCGGTTACGGACTTTCGGGAGACGGTTATCATATTACGGCCCCGGATCCTCTCGGAGCCGGAGGCGCCAGAGCTTTGAAAATGGCTATAAAAAAATCCGGGTTGCCCCTGGAAGATTACAGTTATATAAATGCCCACGGCACGTCAACAAAGCTTAATGACAAATGCGAAACCCTCGCAATTAAATCGGTTTTCGGAGATCATGCAAAAAAACTTGCGGTAAGCTCCATAAAATCAATGACCGGCCACCTGCTGGGAGCGGCCGGCGCGGTTGAATTGATCGCCACCGCCCTGACAATCAAGAACAGTATAATACCGCCTACGATAAACTATGAAAATCCCGACCCGGAATGTGACCTTGATTATGTTCCTAATTATGCCAGGGAAGCAAAAGTTAAGGCCGCCTTATCCAATTCTTTGGGATTCGGAGGGCATAACGCAACATTAGCTTTAAAGAAATTTGAATGA
- a CDS encoding acyl-CoA dehydrogenase family protein: MNYGFTEEQLMIQEICDKIGKEKIVPVREKYDETGEFPWDIVKILSESDIFGVYLAEEYGGMGGGCLDMCIATETLSKYCGGIALAFAATGLGTYPLLLYGSEQQKKKYLPDIASGKKLAAFGLTESNAGSDVGGIQTTAVKKGDYYILNGTKQWITNGGEAEIYSIIASTNKAKGARGLSAFIVEKGTEGFSFGKKENKMGIRASVTRELVFEDCRIPKENILGREGAGFMVAMKTFDKSRPGVAAQALGIAQGALDEAVKFSRQRIQFEKPIASFQGVQFMLADMATKVEAARTLVYQAAREVDSGNKNVSKISAMAKMYASDVAMEVTTDAVQILGGSGYMKEYPVEKMMRDAKITQIYEGTNQIQRGIIAMNLIKEGASLE, encoded by the coding sequence ATGAATTACGGATTTACAGAAGAACAATTAATGATACAGGAAATATGCGATAAGATCGGAAAAGAAAAAATTGTTCCTGTAAGGGAAAAATATGATGAAACGGGAGAGTTTCCCTGGGATATAGTTAAGATCCTGTCGGAGTCAGACATATTCGGGGTTTATCTGGCCGAGGAATACGGCGGGATGGGCGGGGGCTGCCTTGATATGTGTATTGCGACAGAGACGTTAAGTAAGTATTGCGGGGGAATCGCCCTTGCTTTTGCCGCGACAGGTCTTGGAACATACCCTTTGCTTTTATACGGCTCGGAACAGCAAAAGAAAAAATATCTTCCCGATATCGCTTCAGGAAAAAAACTTGCCGCTTTCGGCCTTACGGAATCAAATGCGGGAAGCGATGTGGGAGGCATACAGACAACAGCCGTGAAAAAAGGGGATTATTATATTCTTAACGGGACAAAACAGTGGATTACAAACGGCGGTGAAGCTGAAATATATTCAATCATAGCGTCTACCAATAAGGCAAAAGGAGCAAGGGGATTATCCGCTTTTATAGTGGAAAAAGGGACTGAAGGCTTTTCCTTCGGAAAAAAAGAAAATAAAATGGGGATTCGCGCGTCGGTAACCAGGGAACTTGTTTTTGAAGACTGCAGGATTCCCAAAGAAAATATCCTCGGGCGGGAAGGCGCGGGTTTTATGGTTGCGATGAAAACCTTCGACAAATCGAGGCCCGGTGTCGCTGCCCAGGCGCTGGGGATAGCCCAGGGAGCGCTGGATGAAGCTGTTAAATTTTCCAGGCAAAGGATCCAGTTTGAAAAACCCATAGCGTCTTTTCAGGGCGTTCAGTTTATGCTTGCCGATATGGCGACAAAGGTCGAAGCCGCCAGAACATTGGTGTATCAGGCCGCAAGAGAAGTTGATTCGGGAAATAAAAATGTCTCGAAAATATCCGCTATGGCCAAAATGTACGCTTCGGATGTAGCGATGGAAGTGACTACAGACGCCGTTCAGATATTGGGCGGAAGCGGTTATATGAAGGAATATCCCGTTGAGAAAATGATGAGAGACGCCAAGATCACACAGATATACGAAGGGACCAATCAGATACAACGCGGCATTATCGCAATGAATTTGATTAAAGAAGGGGCATCTTTAGAATGA
- a CDS encoding electron transfer flavoprotein subunit beta/FixA family protein: MNIVVCIKQVPDTTEVRIDPKTNTLIREGVASIINPFDLYAIEEGVRLKEKFGGKVTVISMGPKQVENALREAISLGADEAVLMSDRAFAGSDTLATSLALSEGIRKTGFDVIICGKQAIDGDTAQVGPGIAAHLDIPQITYVKKIESVNDGKILAERMVEEGYEVVESTLPVLITVVKEINEPRLPSLKGKMKAKKTEIKIITSEDLGIDKTRIGLDGSPTWVMKIFTPPKKEGGKMFEGSADEVVAKLISELQDNLI; encoded by the coding sequence ATGAATATAGTGGTTTGCATAAAACAGGTTCCCGATACAACTGAAGTGAGAATTGACCCTAAGACCAATACGCTTATCAGGGAAGGTGTTGCAAGCATAATAAATCCTTTTGATTTATACGCCATAGAAGAGGGCGTCAGGCTTAAAGAGAAATTCGGGGGGAAGGTAACAGTAATAAGCATGGGGCCTAAACAGGTTGAAAATGCCCTGAGGGAAGCGATATCCCTGGGCGCCGATGAAGCAGTGTTAATGAGCGACAGGGCATTTGCCGGTTCAGATACGCTGGCCACATCATTGGCTCTGTCGGAGGGAATCAGGAAAACGGGTTTTGACGTGATAATATGCGGCAAACAGGCTATTGACGGGGATACGGCGCAGGTGGGTCCGGGTATCGCAGCCCATCTGGATATTCCTCAAATCACCTATGTAAAGAAGATAGAGTCCGTAAATGACGGGAAAATACTTGCTGAGAGGATGGTCGAAGAAGGATATGAAGTAGTCGAGTCGACCCTGCCGGTTTTAATTACAGTCGTAAAAGAGATAAATGAACCGCGCCTGCCGTCGTTAAAAGGCAAGATGAAAGCAAAAAAAACTGAAATTAAAATAATTACGTCCGAAGACCTCGGTATAGATAAAACCAGAATAGGGCTGGACGGGTCTCCTACATGGGTCATGAAAATATTTACGCCTCCCAAAAAAGAAGGCGGAAAAATGTTTGAGGGCAGCGCTGATGAAGTGGTCGCTAAATTAATATCCGAATTACAGGATAATCTTATTTGA